The genomic segment GAATCTAACAAAGTGGAAAGAGCAGCAAGTGGCCTGTTTTTTTTGCTACCTTGATagctttccttttatttttcagaaagcaAATCAGATAAAATCAGGTATCTCAAAATCCATTAACATGGGATTTAGATTCACCAGCTTGTTTTTATGAAGGGTATTTGATTCAGCCTTGGATTTACAAAAGGGCAATTTGTAATTTCAGTAAATTTTATATGAAGAGAAATACTTATAGCTATTTAAGAACTATGAAAATTTCTAATTAAGAagatttagatttttctttcccAGTCAAAATAAGAACATTGTATTTCTTATTTAGGAGTCCATGTCTATGATTAGTAATATGCttatattctttcaatttcagcataataaatattatgaatataGGGCAGACCTTTGATTAACTTGTTGAGCAAATGGTGCTTTCATTAAGGAGTGATCCTTTAAATCCTACGAACAatagttaagttttttttatactgcTTTCTTTTAGATAACTAATTCTACAACCATAACCCTAAAACAACCACATCTACAACTTCCACTGAACTGTCTTGCATCCCAATTAACGTCTGAAAAAAACCCTAAGTTCAGCAAGGCAAATGAGCTTGGAGTTGTAAATTTCACAGATCATGAAATTGTAatacttcttttttccttcacaACAGAGTTACAATGGCatatctaaaaaaagaaaacaaaatcagcaAACACATGAAAAAGAGCTACAGACCTGACAAATGGCCCATTCTGACACATCAAAGATTTTGCTCTCAGCACAAACAAATGCACGCGGAATCTCCAtctaaaagaaaggaaattgaaATGCTTAGCATAATGAACAGCTAACAAGATTACAGATCATTAAAACAACAATCACAATATAACCTCAAATGAATCTGTGGAATTATCAGACATGTTTACTGCAACGTAGACAAAACAACACAAAGGAATGTACCTTTTGAGGCCTATCGAAGACCAATGTGCCTTTATATTCAACCCATCCATCTCCATCTTTGGCTTGATGATATTGGCAGCAATCCTGAAGCAAAAATtacttattatatataattttagatgaaaaatagaATTGGAGAGAGAGAATTGGAAGACTGACCTGACACCATCTTGCCTTGGCCTTGGTCCTATTAGTGCACACCCATATATGTGAAATGCCACATTTGGTGCACTGTATCCGCCTGGATTCCTCAGAGCAGTAATCTGGATTATCCTGCTTATAACAGTAATAGGCTTAGAAATTGTAGTAATTGATAATATTCCTTATTATCAGTGATTTAACTCAGAACCATGTGAATTAGTTCAAAATTCAGCATGCAACTTCACATATCTGCCATACATATCATATAGACTTTGACTTGGGAGGCAGGTTCCCAAGATTAAAGAAACCTCTTGCTACTTTGACCAACCTTACAATGCCTTGCCATTTTACAACTAATGAATACTCATGAGCCTAAAGTTAAAAATACCAAGTGAAACATAAAATCCCCCGGTAAATATATTTTCGTGTTTGCAAAGGGTTGCCCCAATTTATGCTCTCAAACAAAAATACCTTATCATTATTCTGGTTCCATCAAAGTGTGGTTCAGAGGGTGGAGAACTGGATAAACTGACATTCAACATTTTAAAAGAAGTGATTGCTCTCAAGAAGCAATAGCAGCAAGTTAAAGAAAAGCCATTGCACCCAAGACAGTATTCACAACTCATTGCACAAGACAAAGATGCATCAATTAAATGTTAGTTTGATAACAAGATTACACATGGGGAACAGTCTTAGGTATGTTTGGCATGATTTTAGCAAATTGATttaagttgttttctttttaacttttgaCTCAAAGAAAATTCATATGTTTGGTTAGAAACAACTTTTAACTTAATCAAAAGTTTGTTACAAAATAGACTCAAAATTTTTCTTTAGACAAAAGTTGAAATTTTTAACTTGTGCATTCTAACTTGCACTATTCTCCTTTCAAAAAGATAACTTGAGTCATTTTTACCAAACATACTTCTAACTTAAAGTCATTTGAACTCATTTTTATCGTGTAAGTTATTTATAAGAATATAACTTTTGAATTATGACTCAATGTcacaaatcataattaaaaatcaagccAAACAGAATCTTAGCCTCCTCCACATATggttgttttattcttttttttttttcatgagtttcacacaaatgacaaaaaaaaaaaaaaaaagaattccaaATATTGATTATGAGGCAGAAAAACATAATGACAAGCAACACCCGCATTAATTACCTGACATGAAGTACCATGGGACTTCTGACATACGCTCCTAGTCTTAGATTCTTCCCTTCTCAGTTGCTCATCATAGTCTCTCTTCTTCACAGAATCTGACAGAACCTGTACGTTGTATCATTTTGGTCAGCAAAAAGACATAACCAACACATTCTTAGCTTTGTATGTTTCATCTCTCATTACTTACTCTAAGTGAGAGAGAGACTTTCAGTGTGGATGCTTACCTCATAAGCACATTGAAGTTTCTTAAATGATTCACTTGCTAAAGGGCTTCCCATATTTTTATCAGGATGGACACGCATGGCCTGCATATTTAACAGGATAAAAAGGAAATCAGCAAGCCTACTCCCCATTCCCCACTGGCCCCggcatttatttgttttgtttttttttccgtgGAAAGGGATAATCGATTTATACATCAAGAACAACTTGACACCACTCCATGACTTGTAGGATCAGGGCGGAACTAGGATTTTAGAAATAGGAGGGCCAGCATGAGAATGCTATAAGAGGAAAATGCAGTTCTAGCAACTCATCTTGCTTACATATCACAACAATGACATTTTAACCAGCTATGGACACATCTATGCAAAATCAACAAGCAGGTTTCTTGGGAAATCAAAGGACAGATGCCTATGGCGGATTCATGTATTGCCCCAAACATTGTTCTCTTTCATTTACCCTAACCAGGCCTTTTAACTGCCAGGCTGAATGTATGGATTTGTGTGCTACATTCCTAGGGTCCTATTGTAGCAAATTTTCTGgtactagggttttttttttgtttaatgtgaCCATTTTGGATACTTGGTGAACCATTGTGATATCTCATTTAGTTGCACAAAACAATTTATAAGAAGATGCTAAACTATTGAGTAATGGCCCAGTAGGATCAATTTATCAATACACTTTGGCCTCTCAGAAGTAAGAAAACTAAAATGGTTACTGGTGTTAATTTTAGAAGAAAAGAGGCACTTACCTTTTTATGGTATTCCTTTTTCAAAATAGCAACATCAATTCGCTTGTGGCGAGAAAATCCCAATGCTTCATAATGATCCACACTATCTAATATTCTTTTCATCTCATTGGTTGAGCTTGTTTCTTCTACAACTACTTTTCTAGTGGAAGACTCTCTTTGGTTATTCACAACAGATGAGCTAGCAGCTGGGCTAGATGATTTGCATGGTTGCACCTTTTCAGATTCATCAACAGGAATCGAGAATTCACACTCCACAGAGAACTCATCTTCCAGAACTGTTTCAGATTCCTTATGCTCTTCAAATTGGGTGCTTTCACTAACATTATCACACCATTGAAGTAGAAAGTTTAACACATCATTTGAGAAAAAGGTGAGGTTTATTGATAGGAAAACACCATGCCATCCAACTCGAACTTTCACACAATAAATAGCATATATAGTTGCCATTAAGACCACTAGCCGTGCATGATTTAGAGAGAACAAATAGCCTGCATTTACACAATGAAGCGAATTAAATTTCCCAAAGTTGGGGGGGGAAATCATCTACTTGCACTAGGAGCTCAACTTACCTCCAACTATAAATAATGTTCCAGTTATCCAAAAGTTAGCATAcatccataaaattaaaatagcaaaTAGCCCTACAATAAAAAGTCCAGGAGTGTAGCCCAAATACTGAACAGCAGCTCCTGCAGCTCCCTGAAATATTGAACCCACTGTCAGTGGCATTCTAATGAAATTTCCTTTTTTAGAATATTCACTTGAATCACAATCCCCAACAAAGCCAATGTATCTAAAGGCCTTGTTGGTTTACAGAAAACCCATCAACTCCAACCACCTTTTTAgtgataattttgttataaacTACACTAAGTTTCAGATCCACGATTATTAATGAACTAAAATGCTTAATGTCAAAAATTGATAATGCATGGAAGCAATCAAAAGCTGAAAGCAGTCCAGTAATAAAGTTGCAGACATAAAAAACATGATCACAGCTTTAAAATCTATCATCCTCCCTCCCCCCCTGgccagaaaaataaataaaataaaacgaaTAGTGGGCTAATTTAGAACTAAATGTGGGAGCAGCTGAAAGCGGACAAATGAGAAGGTTGCGAGCATAAAGACATCACCACAGCATTAAGCTCTATCATTTTCTCCCCCAAGAGAACAAATGAATTGGAGGCTAATTTAGAACTAAATGAGATCAGGAGCTTCAGGCACTAAACCTATAAACATAAGCTTCAAATACCTCTTCAGTTTGGATAATAATTACTCtatatttgttgaatttaaAGTCTTAAGGATTTTGCACTTCCTGAAAGAAGGTAAGAGTTCTTCTAGTCTAGGTTTACCTGTaactaaaattttagatttattgctAGTCAATCCCAGTTACATGCACAAACACCCCTCTGAGACTTCAGTTCTATTaagttcttattttatttaaccagGTATTGAGATCTGAGCTTACACTTGAACCTTTTCTTCTATAATCTCTCTCTTAATCTGGTGAATTTCAGTCAGTAAGAGAGTTGTGGGATACTGCATCACTAGAGTGGCATGCCAAATTGGTGATTGGGCTATGTAGGATTCATGGTCAGGTTCCTAGCCTTTCAGGAtccaattcattaattttttaatttggtttcatGAAAAACCCACAAGAGCTTATACCACATTTGTTGACAAACTAGTTTCGAGATTGGTATCATCAGGGCAGATAGCCAATAACCTTGCATtgtacaaaaacataaattaaactcCACATTGTTATCACTGATTTTAATCACCCTCCACCTGATATTCAGATGCTAATTATTAGACTATCTAAGATTACTGACATCTTGAATATGCCACAATATAAATTTGAACACCATCATACAACTCAAACATAGATAAATCGGGAAATGCATATTCAAATGATTGgattactaaataaaaataaaaataaaaaaatgataacgaCATGATCAGAATAAGAATCAGGTGCAAACAACAGCAGAAAGTTAAAAGGCTAAAATAAGAGAACATACCATACAAAGTAGTACATAAAGCAAGCAAGACATTGAAGTGAGACTAAGGAAGCAACTCCACATTATAAGAAGCAAAGCTGCCGAACCCAGTTTGATAACAGAATTAAAACCCCTCGTAGCGCAATCTTTCcaataaatcaacataaaacGCATCAACCTCCCAAATCTTGCACATCCACTGCACACCATAGGCCAATGCCTCTCAATAAACACTCCGATCTTGTCCCTCAAACACTCCACTGCAGTTTTCACCCGTGAATAGACATGTTTCTGCGTTTGCAACCATTTCCACCCTTGCTTAACCAGCCCAATATCCTCCATTATCAAATTTCTAACTATATAACTAACTCCACAAACACATAAATAAACACAACCTACAACTTACATAAGCATCTAGATCTTCATATACTACAATCTATTCATATCTCCATGGATGTTACCCCAAAATCCTCTATCTCTCACACAATGTGAAACTAAAACATGAATGCTATCCATAGTGAGAGAGGCTTGATCTACCAAAACTACCATAAAGCAACCTTGATCGGAGAGATTTCACAGGTTTCTCGAGGTTGCAAAGAGAAACAAGTGAAGTGAAGGTTCCTATTCTAGTAGTGGGAGATGAAAAAGGAGAAAGACACTCatgaaaaaaacagtaaaatccATCAAGTTCAACACTAAATTTTGCTTCACATGTACGTTTTCAAAAAAGCAAGATCAACCCAAATtattctccttttttatttttgacactaATGTCTTTATCAATGACCTCTCTCTCAAGACAGAACACAaggccaaaaaagaaaagaaaagaaagacccaaaagagaaagaagtcagGAACTAACAGTAACTGTATTAGGGTGTCATAAAAACACCATTTAGATCCCAAAAACTCAGAAAATAACAAgaaagattcaaactttaaccagaagaagaagaaacaacaaCCGGGCACAGTTGGGTTTGGTGGGGTTTACATAATAGAGGGCTAAAACTGAACAAAAGACCACAAAACTGGGATTATTGCAAGAAATACTAGAATGGGTTTCTTTAAAAGAGAGATTCGGAAGAGAAGATAATGATCGTTTGGCTTTGGTGGTGAAGAAAGACAAGAGAAAccctaacttttttttcttttttaccaagTGCAGAGAGAGCTCGTGAAAAAGAGACAATGAGTTTCAAAAAGTTTCAAaaagtgagtttttttattaaagtggagaaagaaaagaggagtTATTGAGATTGCAAGAAGCGAATgtgagagagacagagagagaattTACTTTAGGCATTGTGTTGGGTTTAGGATAGAAGAGTTGGATGAGTGTTGCTTAGCATAATAATGATTCAGTGGGACCTACTttcagtcttttttttaaatggttaatggataaaatagttttaatagaATGCATCCGTTTACAGGATAGTTGTTGTAGTTAACAACTAACAACGAGAGCTCGATTTTAGTCACTTTTGTGTTGGGCTTCAATGGGGGAGGTTAGCTTTTGCTTACACCCATTTTAGACCAAATAGGGTTTGATGGGTTTTCGGCAATTGAGCTCTAGGGCTTGTGATATTTGTCAGCCTGCTTTCATTCAGCCCATGGCATCTTGTATATACTAGCTATCTAACCCCTACTTTGCTctggattatatttttttttttcaaaaaaataacggGTAGGTAGGCtactttgatgtatttttttatataaaaaaatttgaaatgtaaataaaaaagctcatgcaaatatctaattaaataattcaataaccatctatataaataaataaataaaagtcgttaacaataatcaaaagaaaaatcgaaaaaaattaaaagatgaatatagatcaaaatattcaattacacAAAACAAGATATTCTCCTGATAGGTTCactgaatttgtttatttaaatcaataaaagatagatTCACATCGTAAAGAACTTGTAACTTgaaagataaatacaaatgaaagtGGACTGAATATACACACaccctaaaaaatattatgtaaggcCGAAcacataagaaatattattttaaaaaaaatatttttattttgaaaactaaagtttatttttataaaaacaaaaaaaaatataggtgaattagaataatattttgaaaaatcaaacaaaaaaattatataaaaaaacttatattataaaaagacaTGTAAAACCTTTGTTATAGGTCATGAGACCATAATAAActcatagaaaagaaattgaagaaaatcacaaaactaatatttaaaaaaaaaactaatgcagAACAATAAGACCACACGAAGCCAAATtcataacaaatcaaatgtcaaaagatgaaacaagaaaaaaaaatcaatcacacaaaatgatctaaaaatgagggtgaaagtaaagaaaattaattagaaggcaaacaaatttttaaattgaattggaaaatagctttaacaaaaggaaaaacaaatcaaaagaatgagggttagataagaaaaaataaaacaacaaaaactttcattgaaggaagaaattgaaagccaaaaaaactttaacaaatgggccacaaaaaaaattaagaataaaaagaataaggactgaaatgaaaaataatatatgagaaattacaattgaaggaataaataaaaaaaaaaagcttcaataaaaggaataagaacgaaatgataaattaaaaaaaaattaaggactaaaattgaaaaacaaaaaaaaaaaacaatcgtgCATTTTACCTGGcataagagagaaaagaaggggaaaaaaagagaaacgaCCTTCAACGATAATCTAATCATCATATGCTGCCACGTACCACACCATGTGAAAGAGGACACGGTGATGTATCCAAAGAGATGATAGAAGGTCAGGTTT from the Populus nigra chromosome 1, ddPopNigr1.1, whole genome shotgun sequence genome contains:
- the LOC133676553 gene encoding uncharacterized protein LOC133676553, with protein sequence MEDIGLVKQGWKWLQTQKHVYSRVKTAVECLRDKIGVFIERHWPMVCSGCARFGRLMRFMLIYWKDCATRGFNSVIKLGSAALLLIMWSCFLSLTSMSCLLYVLLCMGAAGAAVQYLGYTPGLFIVGLFAILILWMYANFWITGTLFIVGGYLFSLNHARLVVLMATIYAIYCVKVRVGWHGVFLSINLTFFSNDVLNFLLQWCDNVSESTQFEEHKESETVLEDEFSVECEFSIPVDESEKVQPCKSSSPAASSSVVNNQRESSTRKVVVEETSSTNEMKRILDSVDHYEALGFSRHKRIDVAILKKEYHKKAMRVHPDKNMGSPLASESFKKLQCAYEVLSDSVKKRDYDEQLRREESKTRSVCQKSHGTSCQDNPDYCSEESRRIQCTKCGISHIWVCTNRTKAKARWCQDCCQYHQAKDGDGWVEYKGTLVFDRPQKMEIPRAFVCAESKIFDVSEWAICQGMQCRPNTHRPSFHVNMVGLEKTQRSNSSRYPWDLDAEMMDEDEEEFELWLQQALASGLFCETSKRRKSWSPFKLPQKKGKKQWRRTST